In Leishmania panamensis strain MHOM/PA/94/PSC-1 chromosome 6 sequence, the following proteins share a genomic window:
- a CDS encoding deoxyribose-phosphate aldolase, putative (TriTrypDB/GeneDB-style sysID: LpmP.06.1050), whose translation MHDQQPIAKVNFDMPSRPGHKGELNDKILQRVRFIAAQLDLPRLEEKFAHLKETNGTWRTGSASDSIDLARYIDHTLLKADASHAAIVQLCEEAKAHHFKAVCVNGCHVAQCARLLAGSEVQVACVCGFPLGQMTSAMKVAEATEEISNGAQEVDMVINIGALKSKCYDDVFTDIKGVCDVCARANAVSKVILETCLLSEEEIVDACIMSVAAGATFVKTSTGFSTGGATPEAVDIMLAVVGNEASVKASGGVRDHNAVMQYVQAGVKRIGTSSGVVIVSP comes from the coding sequence ATGCACGACCAGCAGCCGATTGCGAAGGTGAACTTCGACATGCCCTCGCGCCCGGGGCACAAGGGCGAGCTCAATGACAAGATTCTTCAGCGCGTCCGCTTCATTGCTGCCCAGCTCGACCTCCCCAGACTTGAGGAGAAGTTTGCGCACTTAAAGGAGACGAACGGGACGTGGCGGACCGGCAGCGCTTCCGACAGCATCGACCTCGCGAGGTACATCGATCACACGCTCCTCAAGGCGGATGCCTCTCATGCGGCCATCGTGCAGCTATGTGAGGAGGCAAAAGCGCATCACTTTAAGGCAGTCTGTGTAAACGGCTGCCACGTGGCTCAGTGCGCACGGCTGTTGGCCGGCTCGGAGGTTCAGGTCGCGTGCGTCTGCGGCTTTCCACTAGGCCAGATGACATCCGCCATGAAGGTCGCTGAGGCGACAGAAGAAATCTCTAACGgggcgcaggaggtggacATGGTCATCAACATCGGCGCCCTTAAGAGCAAGTGCTACGATGACGTCTTCACCGATATCAAGGGCGTCTGTGATGTCTGCGCAAGAGCAAATGCCGTGTCGAAGGTGATCCTCGAAACCTGTCTCCTgtcagaggaggagatcgTCGACGCGTGCATCATGAGCGTGGCAGCTGGCGCGACGTTCGTGAAGACTTCCACTGGCTTCAGCACGGGCGGCGCAACTCCAGAGGCAGTTGACATTATGCTAGCCGTTGTCGGCAACGAGGCTTCGGTGAAGGCGAGCGGTGGCGTGCGGGACCACAATGCGGTGATGCAGTACGTTCAAGCCGGCGTGAAGCGGATTGGCACGAGCTCTGGTGTCGTCATCGTGTCACCTTAG
- a CDS encoding alpha-ketoglutarate-dependent dioxygenase, putative (TriTrypDB/GeneDB-style sysID: LpmP.06.1040), with protein sequence MVVSQTSTTADGPWKSSLLRQRVAAGADFQNVALSHAAGILHSEAARVDAQLIDDFSSILRGNVIYIHNFISDAKDMRLYDSLKEELVASTGANMLGNGGLTEWSKHHVFENPTGISQTFNDIIDMLAEYFDVDVYATRLNYYRDGTQWKPQHHDSHAYGGHALREDFTVGLTLGATRSLLFVHEASQREFNFPQMNGDCFAFTGEVNQLFTHGVPRMHTPTTDRFSIIAWGRRRTLNERNGGVPSSAAVQLKGCPINTMEDAVEVAKQLVTAQPGTTAVKKAAPLPCTSGEESHEGHTVALRPAKRKKNRLQ encoded by the coding sequence atggtggtgtcACAGACATCAACGACCGCGGATGGGCCATGGAagtcctcgctgctgcgccagcgtgtTGCCGCCGGGGCAGACTTCCAGAACGTGGCGCTGTCCCACGCGGCAGGCATACTGCACTCAGAGGCGGCCCGTGTGGATGCGCAGTTGATCGACGACTTCAGCTCCATCTTGCGCGGCAACGTCATCTACATCCACAACTTTATCTCCGATGCGAAGGACATGCGGCTCTACGATTCCCtcaaggaggagctggtcGCATCTACAGGCGCTAACATGCTCGGCAACGGCGGCCTCACTGAGTGGAGCAAGCACCACGTCTTCGAGAATCCGACCGGCATCAGCCAGACCTTCAACGACATCATCGACATGCTCGCTGAGTACTTTGACGTGGACGTGTACGCGACACGGCTGAACTACTACCGGGACGGGACTCAGTGGAAACCGCAGCATCATGACAGCCACGCCTACGGCGGCCACGCGCTTCGTGAGGACTTCACCGTTGGCCTGACGCTTGGTGCGACGCGCAGCCTTCTGTTTGTGCACGAGGCGTCGCAGCGCGAGTTCAACTTCCCGCAGATGAACGGTGACTGCTTCGCCTTCACGGGGGAGGTGAACCAGCTCTTCACTCACGGCGTGCCACGGATGCACACACCAACAACCGATCGCTTCAGCATCATCGCATGGGGGCGGCGTCGCACGTTGAATGAGCGCAACGGCGGCGTGCCGAGTagcgcggcggtgcagctgaaGGGGTGCCCAATCAACACCATGGAGGacgcggtggaggtggcgaagCAGCTCGTGACGGCGCAGCCTGGCACTACAGCGGTGAAGAAGGCCGCGCCTCTGCCTTGCACCTCGGGCGAGGAGAGCCATGAAGGGCACACCGTGGCCCTGCGTCCAGCGAAGCGTAAGAAGAACCGCCTCCAGTAG